Proteins from a genomic interval of Crassostrea angulata isolate pt1a10 chromosome 7, ASM2561291v2, whole genome shotgun sequence:
- the LOC128156071 gene encoding acetylcholine receptor subunit beta-type unc-29-like, whose amino-acid sequence MTFVAVLQSFVFLLPNESGERIGFSVTMLLASVVFLTLIQEKLPESSESSISILGYLLLGYISLGGVVTLVVIISSNLYIETKPVPKWLQHLCCERQTDTDGSALYSIKDVPPVQRDDDFKEQCELCWKKIGMKFDRFCFVMSIMLYVVQVIIFIAIVRD is encoded by the coding sequence ATGACGTTTGTAGCTGTTTTACAGTCATTCGTTTTCCTACTTCCGAACGAGTCTGGTGAGAGGATAGGATTTTCCGTGACAATGTTACTGGCGAGCGTTGTGTTTCTGACTCTTATTCAGGAGAAACTTCCGGAATCATCCGAGTCCAGCATCTCCATACTGGGTTACCTGTTGCTAGGATACATTTCCCTTGGGGGTGTAGTTACTCTCGTCGTCATTATTAGTTCTAATCTGTATATTGAAACCAAACCTGTCCCAAAATGGCTGCAGCATCTCTGTTGTGAAAGACAAACTGACACTGATGGTTCTGCATTATACAGTATTAAAGATGTCCCCCCTGTGCAACGGGATGATGATTTTAAAGAACAATGCGAGTTGTGTTGGAAGAAAATTGGCATGAAGTTTGACCGATTCTGTTTTGTAATGTCTATAATGTTGTATGTTGTacaagttatcattttcattgCTATCGTACGTGATTGA